From Bacteroidota bacterium, one genomic window encodes:
- a CDS encoding pseudouridine synthase, protein MHRHFLIHKPYGYLSQFVCELPRKKLLGSLYDFPEGTMAIGRLDEESEGLLLLTTNGITSERVRSKKVEKEYFAQLDGDITPDAIELLKQGVEIGIRDVKYQTLPCKVFKLESSPDFPPRTRKIRDDRHGPTSWISITISEGKYRQIRKMTAAVGYPTLRLLRIRIGTIFLKELKAGEVREVDDGFIETGILTMN, encoded by the coding sequence ATGCACCGCCATTTCCTCATCCACAAACCCTACGGTTATCTCAGTCAGTTCGTTTGTGAATTGCCCAGAAAAAAATTACTGGGTTCTTTATACGATTTCCCGGAGGGTACGATGGCGATTGGAAGATTGGATGAAGAAAGTGAAGGTTTGCTTCTTCTTACAACAAACGGGATTACCAGTGAAAGGGTGCGGAGTAAAAAGGTGGAAAAAGAATATTTTGCGCAGCTTGATGGTGATATTACACCAGATGCAATAGAGCTATTGAAGCAGGGCGTTGAAATTGGGATAAGGGATGTAAAATATCAAACGCTTCCTTGCAAGGTCTTCAAGTTGGAAAGCAGTCCTGATTTTCCTCCAAGAACAAGGAAGATCAGGGATGATCGTCATGGCCCTACCAGCTGGATTTCAATCACCATATCGGAAGGCAAGTATCGACAGATTCGGAAAATGACTGCAGCGGTGGGTTATCCTACTCTTCGTTTGCTTAGAATTCGAATAGGTACTATTTTTTTAAAGGAATTGAAAGCGGGAGAAGTTAGGGAGGTTGATGATGGATTTATTGAAACAGGTATTTTAACGATGAATTGA